The sequence below is a genomic window from bacterium.
GTGCCACGGAGATTGTGTCTCCGTTCGGGGTGGGCAAGTGCCGTCCTCCCTGCGAGTTGGTCATCCCGTCATTCGAGCCGGCCGTGCGTCCCTGCTTCCGGGACCGCGAAGCGGAGCCGGTCCCTTTCGCGAGAGCCGGACGCAGTGCCCGAAGAGGCGACCAGGCGATCGTCGGACCCGATGGCGAACGCGGCGTCGATGGTCGTGCTCTCGGCGTCCGTACGGCCAAGATGTTCATATATCGCTGTGGTGTATGCAAGTATGGCTGCAGTCCTGCATAGGCGGCCGGCCAGGATGCTGGGGACCCATGCCTGATCCGGGGCCCGGCCCGGGCCGGGCACAATCTCGGCGGCACAAGCTACGGGTTGCCTTTGGGGGTGGGGCGGGGTATCATCATTCGCTGAAGGCCTAGCCTGTCAGCACAGGGTCGGTGCGGTCCCACGCAGCTTGACTCGTGGCTGCGGAGCGGCCGGCATCAGTGCCTAGGGAAATGAGTCGCCCTTTAGGCCTGGAGACCATCGCCCGCATCGGCGCTTTCTATCCTGGGCCGGGTCCCAAAGGGGTCCCCGGCCCAGGATGCTATCTACTCCAGGCGTTGGACGGGAGCACCGCGATGACGACGGAAGTGACCGACCGGACCACCCGCCAGCTCTTGCACGCCCTCCCCAAGACCGACCTCCACGTCCACCTCGACGGTTCGCTGCGGCCGGCCACGGTCCGCGAGCTGGCGGCGCGCCACGGCCTGCCGTTCGGCTTCCGCGACGACGACGACGTGCGCGCGGTCTGCGAGGTGGGCGAGCAGTGCGAGAGCCTGGAGGACTACCTGAAGGTCTTCGACATCACCCTGCAGCTCATGCAGCACGCCGGCGACATCGAGCGGATCGCCTTCGAACTGGCCGAGGACGCGCACCGCGAGAACATCCGTTACATGGAAGTGCGCTACTCGCCCATGCTGCACACGGTCAGGGGGCTGACCCTGGACGAGATCGTCGCCGCGGTGCAGCGCGGCCTGGACCGGGCGCGCCGGCGCTACGGCATCGTCACCGGGCAGATCATCTGCGGGATCCGTCACATCTCGCCCGCCTCTTCGGTGGAGCTGGCGGAGCTGGCGGTGCGCTGGAAGGGGCGGGGCGTGGTGGCCTTCGACCTCGCGGGCGCCGAGAAGGATTTTCCCGCCAAGGACCACCTGCAGGCCTTCTACGTGGTGCTCAACCACAACCTGCCGGTCACCGTGCATGCGGGCGAGGCGTTCGGACCCGAGAGCATCCACCAGGCCATCCACTACTGCGGCGCCAACCGGATCGGGCACGGCACCAACCTGGCCCGCGATCCCGACCTGATGCAGTGGGTCAACGACCGGCGCATCGCGGTCGAGGTCTGCCTGGCGAGCAACATGCAGACGCGGGCGATCGCCCGCTGGTCGGACCACCCCATCAAGCGCTTCCTGGACGAGGGGCTGCGGGTCACGCTCAACACCGACAACCGGCTGGTGTCGGGCACCACGATGACCCACGAGCTGGAACTGGCCGTGGCCCACTACTCGCTGAGCGTGGAGCAGGTCACCAAGATCCTGCTCGACGGCTTCAAGAGCGCGTTCCTGCCCCTGGCCGACAAGGCCCGCCTGATCAACCGCGTGCTCGGGGAGTTCGAGGCCCTGGGCGTGCAGCCCGGGGGCGTGTTGGACCGCCGCTGGCGCGCCCAGTTCTGAAGCCCTACGACCTCCACGTCGGGAAGTAGAACCCCAGCAGGACCGCCGCGTCGATCAGCGCCCACAGCGCCAGCGCCGCGTACATGCGGGCCTCGTGCTGATGGGGAGTCAACCGTGGCGCCCGCTGCCGCCACGCCGCTGCCGCCAGGCACCACATCGCCAGCGTCAGGACCAGGATGAGCCTCGGCACGGTCCGGGGATCGGCGCCGGCCAAGAGGAGCGCTGCGGCGCCGACCGACAGCACAAGGGCGAGGTCCAGCGATCGCGTCGCGCCCAGGGCGGTGGCCAGGGTGCGGTCGCCGCGGGCGCTGTCGGCGGCGATCTGGTAGAGCTGGGTCATCGGGTAGAACGAGCCGAACAGCAGGGCGAAGCCGCCCGTCAACAGCCAGCCCGGCCCGTCGGGCCAGGCGTCGGGTCGGCCGGCCGCCGCCCGGCCGGCCAGCAGCCCCGCCAGCGTGGTCCCCGCCCCGTACCCCACCGCGTTCACCGCGAGATCCAGTCCCGGCACGCCCTTCCAGCGCGTCGCGGGGTGCGAGTACGCGACCGACAGCAGCACGCAGGCGGCGGTCACCGCCGCGAAGCGCGGCGACACCAGCAGCGCGGGGACCAGGCCCGCGGCCATCAGCAGCAGGGCGAACGCCGCCAGCCGGGGCGGCGGCGGCGGCGGCGCGCGCAGGTAGGCGACGTCGTCCACGTCGCGGTCGTGGGCGCTGTTGAAGGCCAGGGTCCCGCCGTTGAGGCAGAGGACCCAGGCCAGCCAGGCCCAGAGCAGGACGTCCGTCTGCAAGGTCGCCGCGGCGGCCGGTTCCGGCAGCGCCCGGCGCGGGACGATCGCGTCGTGGAGCGCCGGGGCGGCGAGCAGCCCGACCGCGAGCTGCGCGGTCAGGATGGGCCACTGGCGGGGGCGCAGGAAGAGCAGGTGGTCGAAGGACGGGCCCAGCAGCCTACGCCCGAGTCGTCGCGCGCGCGTCATGTTCCGCCTCCCTCGCCGCCGTCGCCAGGCGCAGCTGCGCCGCGAACCACGCGGGGTCGAACGAGGCGTTGACGCACTGGCGCTCCATGCCGGTCAGCGGCGCGAGCAGGGCCGGGATCTCCGGCACGCTGCGCAGGGCCTTGACCAGGCGGTCCTCGCAGGCGGTGGCGATGATCAGGTCGGGGCGGCGCTCGCGGGCCAGGGCGAAGGCGACGTGGCTGCGGAAGGCGACCAGCGCCTCGACCCGGTGCCGGTCGGCGATGCGCGCGAGCTCGCCGAGGTCGCAGCTGT
It includes:
- a CDS encoding DUF116 domain-containing protein, whose protein sequence is MSAAPYRSPWRRRVFVLAVAAARSLLTRAGRSDEPLVRRLVAGNNRRVERHLARHGAATVLLILPRCVKRGCCRIDNGGSLSACLGCDSCDLGELARIADRHRVEALVAFRSHVAFALARERRPDLIIATACEDRLVKALRSVPEIPALLAPLTGMERQCVNASFDPAWFAAQLRLATAAREAEHDARATTRA
- a CDS encoding UbiA family prenyltransferase translates to MTRARRLGRRLLGPSFDHLLFLRPRQWPILTAQLAVGLLAAPALHDAIVPRRALPEPAAAATLQTDVLLWAWLAWVLCLNGGTLAFNSAHDRDVDDVAYLRAPPPPPPRLAAFALLLMAAGLVPALLVSPRFAAVTAACVLLSVAYSHPATRWKGVPGLDLAVNAVGYGAGTTLAGLLAGRAAAGRPDAWPDGPGWLLTGGFALLFGSFYPMTQLYQIAADSARGDRTLATALGATRSLDLALVLSVGAAALLLAGADPRTVPRLILVLTLAMWCLAAAAWRQRAPRLTPHQHEARMYAALALWALIDAAVLLGFYFPTWRS
- the add gene encoding adenosine deaminase, with protein sequence MTTEVTDRTTRQLLHALPKTDLHVHLDGSLRPATVRELAARHGLPFGFRDDDDVRAVCEVGEQCESLEDYLKVFDITLQLMQHAGDIERIAFELAEDAHRENIRYMEVRYSPMLHTVRGLTLDEIVAAVQRGLDRARRRYGIVTGQIICGIRHISPASSVELAELAVRWKGRGVVAFDLAGAEKDFPAKDHLQAFYVVLNHNLPVTVHAGEAFGPESIHQAIHYCGANRIGHGTNLARDPDLMQWVNDRRIAVEVCLASNMQTRAIARWSDHPIKRFLDEGLRVTLNTDNRLVSGTTMTHELELAVAHYSLSVEQVTKILLDGFKSAFLPLADKARLINRVLGEFEALGVQPGGVLDRRWRAQF